The following proteins are co-located in the Polymorphospora rubra genome:
- a CDS encoding ATP-binding cassette domain-containing protein — protein sequence MNQDVWLAALVGELRRHGVGPDLAGHVVAEAATHLRDSGEPPLSAFGPPGAYARDVAESIGAAAPAPRRQPPGPVRLDVRGISKRYRRHRVLSDVNLTVRAGQIAAVVGANGAGKSTFLRICAGLVSPDRGEVHAYGSLGYCPQDGGTREFLTPDEHFVLIGAGRDLDRAAARRAGRAHAARLDWKPDHGRLAGQLSGGTRQKLNLVMARLGEPDILLLDEPYQGFDRGAYLDFWHEVWRWRDTGTAVVVVTHLLNQLDRVDIVLDLTPDRERIS from the coding sequence GTGAACCAGGATGTATGGCTGGCCGCCCTCGTCGGCGAACTGCGCCGGCACGGCGTCGGCCCGGACCTCGCCGGGCACGTGGTCGCCGAGGCGGCCACCCACCTGCGCGACAGCGGAGAGCCGCCGCTGTCCGCGTTCGGCCCGCCGGGGGCGTACGCCCGTGACGTCGCCGAGAGCATCGGCGCCGCCGCACCGGCCCCGCGCCGCCAACCGCCCGGCCCGGTCCGCCTCGACGTACGCGGGATCAGCAAGCGCTACCGCCGCCACCGCGTCCTCAGCGACGTCAACCTGACCGTACGCGCCGGCCAGATCGCCGCCGTCGTCGGCGCCAACGGCGCCGGCAAGAGCACCTTCCTGCGCATCTGTGCCGGCCTCGTCAGCCCCGACCGGGGCGAGGTGCACGCCTACGGCAGCCTCGGCTACTGCCCGCAGGACGGCGGCACCCGCGAGTTCCTCACCCCCGACGAGCACTTCGTCCTCATCGGCGCCGGCCGGGACCTGGACCGGGCGGCGGCCCGCCGGGCCGGTCGGGCGCACGCCGCCCGCCTGGACTGGAAGCCGGACCACGGTCGGCTGGCCGGGCAACTCTCCGGCGGCACCCGGCAGAAGCTCAACCTGGTCATGGCCCGGCTCGGCGAACCCGACATCCTGCTGCTCGACGAGCCCTACCAGGGCTTCGACCGCGGCGCCTACCTCGACTTCTGGCACGAGGTCTGGCGGTGGCGCGACACCGGCACCGCCGTCGTGGTCGTCACCCACCTGCTCAACCAACTCGACCGGGTCGACATCGTGCTCGACCTGACCCCCGACCGGGAACGCATCTCATGA
- a CDS encoding response regulator transcription factor — protein sequence MRALLVEDDLRVASALSSALRRRGHMVIPATTAAEALRAGPVDLVLLDLNLPDRDGLEVCRELRRRNADVCIIAVTARGEEQDRVIGLRAGADDYVVKPFSMAELQARIEAVMRRTARAQRAEGVLEVDPLRIDVTARRVWVDDREVSLTRKEFELLTALARQAGTVVPRERLLLEIWQTTFAAGHTLDVHVAALRSKLDDASLVQTVRGVGYRLRVA from the coding sequence ATGCGAGCACTGCTTGTGGAGGACGACCTGCGTGTCGCCTCCGCGCTGTCTTCGGCCCTGCGCCGTCGGGGCCACATGGTCATTCCCGCGACGACCGCGGCCGAGGCCCTCCGGGCGGGGCCGGTCGACCTGGTCCTGCTCGACCTCAACCTGCCCGACCGGGACGGCCTGGAGGTCTGCCGGGAGTTGCGGCGGCGTAACGCCGACGTCTGCATCATCGCCGTGACCGCCCGCGGCGAGGAACAGGACCGCGTGATCGGGCTGCGCGCCGGCGCCGACGACTACGTGGTCAAGCCCTTCTCCATGGCCGAACTGCAGGCCCGGATCGAGGCGGTCATGCGTCGGACCGCGCGCGCCCAACGGGCCGAGGGTGTGCTGGAGGTCGATCCGTTGCGGATCGACGTGACCGCCCGGCGGGTCTGGGTGGACGATCGGGAGGTGAGCCTGACCCGCAAGGAGTTCGAGCTGCTGACGGCGCTGGCCAGGCAGGCCGGGACGGTGGTGCCGCGGGAGCGGCTGCTGCTGGAGATCTGGCAGACCACCTTCGCCGCCGGACACACCCTTGACGTGCACGTCGCCGCCCTACGGAGCAAATTGGACGATGCCAGCCTGGTGCAGACCGTACGGGGGGTGGGCTACCGCCTGCGGGTGGCCTAG
- a CDS encoding nitroreductase/quinone reductase family protein, with protein sequence MSENPTHPLGSAPRISDFNRSVVDEFRANGGKVGGLFEGGNLLLLTTTGAKSGRWQTSLLGYVRDGDRLLVVASAGGAPRHPAWYHNVIANPLVRVEVGTEIFEAVAVPAQGAERDRLFAHVVEREPGYGDYQAGTRRRIPVVVLDRVHADVGGREVNNLADKLMEIHDWLRDQLTRTRAEADGYFAARQVAGGPPPVGLGMQIRQHCLAFCQSLHFHHTSEDGHMLPGLERQYPDLAPVIGRLRAEHVTVDRIRRELEELLADVDTADPVRFRAELDRMTAELTAHLAYEEESLIPLLAGVPFPPGGPAA encoded by the coding sequence TTGTCCGAAAACCCCACGCACCCGCTTGGCTCCGCACCGCGGATCAGTGACTTCAATCGGTCCGTCGTCGACGAGTTCCGCGCCAACGGCGGAAAGGTCGGTGGCCTGTTCGAGGGCGGCAACCTGTTGCTGCTCACCACCACCGGCGCGAAGTCCGGCCGGTGGCAGACCAGCCTGCTCGGCTACGTCCGCGACGGCGACCGGCTGCTCGTCGTCGCTTCCGCCGGCGGCGCGCCGCGCCATCCGGCCTGGTACCACAACGTGATCGCCAACCCGCTGGTCCGCGTCGAGGTCGGCACCGAGATCTTCGAGGCGGTCGCGGTGCCCGCGCAGGGCGCCGAACGCGACCGGCTCTTCGCCCACGTCGTCGAGCGGGAGCCCGGGTACGGCGACTACCAGGCCGGCACCCGGCGACGAATTCCGGTGGTGGTGCTCGACCGGGTGCACGCCGACGTCGGCGGGCGCGAGGTGAACAACCTCGCCGACAAGCTCATGGAGATCCACGACTGGCTGCGGGACCAGTTGACGCGTACCCGGGCCGAGGCCGACGGGTACTTCGCGGCCCGGCAGGTTGCGGGCGGGCCGCCACCGGTCGGGTTGGGGATGCAGATCCGGCAGCACTGCCTGGCGTTCTGTCAGTCGCTGCATTTCCACCACACCAGCGAGGACGGGCACATGCTGCCCGGGCTGGAGCGGCAGTATCCGGACCTCGCGCCGGTGATCGGGCGGCTGCGGGCCGAGCACGTCACCGTCGACCGGATCCGGCGTGAACTGGAGGAGTTGTTGGCCGATGTGGACACCGCCGACCCGGTCCGGTTCCGGGCCGAACTGGACCGGATGACGGCCGAGTTGACCGCGCATCTGGCGTACGAGGAGGAGTCGTTGATTCCGCTCCTGGCGGGGGTGCCGTTCCCGCCGGGCGGCCCCGCCGCCTGA
- a CDS encoding cellulose binding domain-containing protein: protein MKGTPTRRRATVILATAVTATLVTGVLTAVSAQAAAGCQVTYTTTGQWPGGFTANITVRNLGDPVDGWRLGWTFPAGQTITNAWGFTANPTSGTITATNVDYNASLPTGTSTDVGFNGTWNNTANPAPTTFTLNGTTCTGTTNPGTPPPTTTPPTTPPPTTPPTTPPPTGPPQAGLVGWATQGGGTTGGGNTAPTTVDNLTALRSAAAATGAAVIRVSGTISCSGMLNVRSNKTIVGNPGATIVGCGFNISGSTNVVVRNLTFRDWNDDAINIQASSRVWIDHLTLSNGADGAIDIKEGSDYVTVSWNRIFDHHKALLLGHDDDNGAQDRGKLRVTYHHNWFDGTVTRNPMVRFGNPVHVYNNFYDGVASYGVRSLLGAGVLIEGNYFENTKDPFHRGVDGTLLGNIVARGNTFVGSGSGTAGGSVAGIPYAYTMDPSGNVKSIVQAGAGAGRITA, encoded by the coding sequence GTGAAAGGCACCCCGACCCGACGACGGGCGACGGTCATCCTCGCCACGGCAGTCACCGCCACCCTCGTCACCGGCGTCCTGACCGCCGTCTCCGCCCAGGCCGCCGCCGGTTGCCAGGTCACCTACACCACCACCGGTCAGTGGCCCGGCGGCTTCACCGCCAACATCACCGTCAGGAACCTCGGCGATCCGGTCGACGGATGGCGCCTCGGCTGGACCTTCCCCGCCGGGCAGACCATCACCAACGCCTGGGGCTTCACCGCGAACCCCACCAGTGGCACGATCACCGCCACCAACGTCGACTACAACGCGAGTCTGCCCACCGGCACCAGCACCGACGTCGGCTTCAACGGCACGTGGAACAACACGGCCAACCCCGCACCCACCACCTTCACCCTCAACGGCACCACCTGCACCGGAACCACCAACCCCGGCACCCCACCACCGACCACGACGCCACCCACCACGCCGCCGCCGACGACGCCGCCCACGACACCGCCGCCGACCGGTCCGCCGCAGGCAGGCCTGGTCGGCTGGGCCACCCAGGGCGGTGGCACGACCGGTGGCGGCAACACGGCACCGACCACCGTCGACAACCTCACCGCACTGCGGTCGGCCGCCGCGGCTACCGGGGCAGCCGTGATCCGGGTGTCCGGCACCATCTCCTGCTCCGGCATGCTCAACGTGCGGTCGAACAAGACCATCGTCGGCAACCCCGGTGCGACGATCGTCGGCTGCGGCTTCAACATCTCGGGCTCCACCAACGTGGTCGTGCGCAACCTGACCTTCCGCGACTGGAACGACGACGCCATCAACATCCAGGCGTCGAGCCGGGTCTGGATCGACCACCTGACCCTGTCGAACGGCGCGGACGGTGCCATCGACATCAAGGAGGGGTCGGACTACGTCACCGTCTCGTGGAACCGCATCTTCGACCACCACAAGGCGCTGCTGCTCGGCCACGACGACGACAACGGCGCCCAGGACCGCGGCAAGCTGCGGGTGACGTACCACCACAACTGGTTCGACGGCACCGTCACCCGCAACCCGATGGTCCGCTTCGGCAACCCGGTGCACGTCTACAACAACTTCTACGACGGCGTCGCCTCGTACGGCGTCCGGTCCCTGCTGGGCGCCGGGGTGCTGATCGAGGGCAACTATTTCGAGAACACCAAGGACCCGTTCCACCGGGGCGTCGACGGCACCCTGCTGGGCAACATCGTGGCCCGCGGCAACACGTTCGTCGGCTCCGGTTCCGGCACCGCCGGCGGCAGCGTCGCCGGCATCCCGTACGCCTACACAATGGACCCCTCCGGCAACGTGAAGTCCATCGTCCAGGCCGGCGCGGGCGCGGGACGCATCACCGCCTGA
- a CDS encoding ATP-binding cassette domain-containing protein translates to MARDHSLTARDLRKRYGDLDALNGFDLDVEAGTIHGLLGPNGAGKSTAVRALTTLIDLDSGTATVAGHDVRTEPHAVRRSIGLVGQHAAVDEILGGRQNLVMFGRLFGLGKAAARARAAELLASFDLTEAADRPVSTYSGGMRRRLDIAAGLILAPAVLFLDEPTTGLDPRARNDVWNTVRGIAARGTTVLLTTQYLDEADQMADRISVMNHGRVIASDTPNALKRQLGGDRVVVTLPRAEPLGSAAERLGAAVGGTALVDAETHTLTFEVGDGVVGLAEIVRALDATGIGPEDLLLRRPTLDEVFLTLTDATSSGTAPAADKEVARR, encoded by the coding sequence ATGGCACGCGACCACTCACTGACCGCGAGAGACCTTCGCAAGAGGTACGGCGACCTGGACGCCCTGAACGGCTTCGACCTCGATGTCGAGGCGGGAACCATCCACGGACTGCTCGGCCCGAACGGCGCCGGCAAGAGCACCGCCGTACGGGCGCTGACCACCCTCATCGACCTCGACAGCGGCACCGCCACCGTCGCCGGGCACGACGTGCGCACCGAGCCACACGCCGTACGGCGCAGCATCGGACTGGTCGGCCAGCACGCGGCCGTCGACGAGATCCTCGGCGGCCGGCAGAACCTGGTCATGTTCGGGCGGCTGTTCGGGCTGGGCAAGGCCGCCGCCCGGGCCCGCGCCGCCGAACTGCTCGCCTCGTTCGACCTCACCGAAGCGGCCGACCGCCCGGTGTCGACGTACTCCGGCGGGATGCGGCGCCGGCTCGACATCGCGGCGGGCCTGATCCTGGCCCCGGCGGTGCTGTTCCTCGACGAGCCGACCACCGGCCTGGACCCACGGGCCCGCAACGACGTCTGGAACACCGTACGCGGGATCGCCGCCCGTGGGACGACGGTGCTGCTGACCACGCAGTACCTGGACGAGGCCGACCAGATGGCCGACCGGATCTCGGTGATGAACCACGGCCGGGTCATCGCCTCCGACACCCCGAACGCGCTCAAGCGGCAGCTCGGCGGCGACCGCGTCGTCGTCACGCTCCCCCGCGCCGAGCCGCTCGGATCGGCGGCGGAGCGGCTCGGCGCGGCCGTCGGCGGCACGGCACTCGTCGACGCCGAGACGCACACCCTCACCTTCGAGGTGGGCGACGGCGTCGTCGGACTCGCCGAGATCGTCCGCGCGCTCGACGCCACCGGGATCGGCCCCGAGGACCTGCTCCTGCGCCGACCGACCCTGGACGAGGTCTTCCTGACCCTGACCGACGCCACTTCGAGCGGCACCGCTCCAGCCGCCGACAAGGAGGTCGCACGTCGATGA
- a CDS encoding putative quinol monooxygenase, with product MIFITAKFLIKPEYADRWPQIAAPFTEATRAEPGCLWFDWSRSIDDPDEYVLVEAFRDGDAGAAHVNSAHFRQAQRDLPAHLQATPKIVSQSVDQDGWSDLGEMAVE from the coding sequence ATGATCTTTATTACCGCGAAGTTCCTGATCAAGCCGGAGTACGCCGACCGGTGGCCGCAGATCGCCGCACCCTTCACCGAGGCGACGAGGGCCGAACCGGGCTGCCTGTGGTTCGACTGGTCGCGCAGCATCGACGACCCCGACGAGTACGTCCTCGTCGAGGCGTTCCGGGACGGCGACGCGGGCGCCGCCCACGTGAACTCCGCGCACTTCCGGCAGGCCCAGCGGGATCTGCCGGCGCACCTGCAGGCCACCCCGAAGATCGTCAGCCAGAGCGTCGACCAGGACGGCTGGTCGGACCTGGGCGAGATGGCCGTCGAGTAG
- a CDS encoding PadR family transcriptional regulator, with product MDQERRAQWLRGVLDLCVLAMVARRESYGYELSQALEAAGLGPVKGGTLYPVLLRLQRAGLIVAHWREGGAGPARKYYRITGDGHDVLRQAAADWDRFAGGVGAILREVPAR from the coding sequence GTGGATCAGGAACGGCGGGCCCAATGGCTGCGGGGAGTCCTCGACCTGTGCGTGCTGGCGATGGTGGCCCGCCGCGAGTCGTACGGCTACGAGCTGTCGCAGGCGCTGGAGGCCGCCGGCCTCGGCCCGGTCAAGGGCGGCACGCTCTACCCCGTCCTGCTCCGGCTCCAGCGGGCCGGGCTCATCGTCGCCCACTGGCGTGAGGGCGGTGCCGGGCCGGCCCGCAAGTACTACCGGATCACCGGCGACGGCCACGACGTGCTGCGGCAGGCCGCCGCCGACTGGGATCGCTTCGCCGGCGGGGTCGGCGCGATACTACGGGAGGTACCAGCGCGGTGA
- a CDS encoding LuxR C-terminal-related transcriptional regulator — MRVVIAEDNALLREGLVLLLTSAGHEVVAVAVNGPEVLPALLEHRPDVAVVDVRLPPGLRDEGLRAALDARAAVPGLPVLVLSQYVEEMYATELLSGGANGVGYLLKDRIGRVDEFLDALERVAAGGTALDPEVVTELMSRRRDDPLAALTPRELEVLRLMAEGHDNTTIARTLVVTERAVSKHIGNVFAKLGLPPSDSGHRRVLAVLAYLQHGEARGPAR, encoded by the coding sequence CGGCCGGGCACGAGGTGGTGGCGGTCGCGGTCAACGGCCCCGAGGTGCTGCCCGCCCTCCTGGAGCACCGTCCGGACGTCGCCGTCGTCGACGTACGGCTGCCGCCGGGCCTGCGTGACGAGGGCCTGCGCGCCGCGCTCGACGCCCGCGCGGCGGTGCCCGGACTGCCGGTCCTGGTGCTGTCCCAGTACGTCGAGGAGATGTACGCGACCGAGCTGCTCAGCGGCGGCGCGAACGGCGTCGGCTATCTGCTGAAGGACCGCATCGGCCGGGTCGACGAGTTCCTCGACGCCCTGGAGCGGGTCGCGGCCGGCGGCACCGCCCTCGACCCGGAGGTGGTGACCGAGCTGATGAGCCGGCGCCGCGACGACCCGCTGGCCGCCCTGACCCCGCGCGAACTCGAGGTGCTGCGGCTGATGGCCGAGGGGCACGACAACACGACGATCGCCCGGACACTGGTGGTGACCGAACGGGCGGTCAGCAAGCACATCGGCAACGTCTTCGCCAAGCTCGGGCTGCCGCCCAGCGACAGCGGGCACCGGCGGGTCCTCGCCGTGCTGGCCTACCTTCAGCACGGCGAGGCACGGGGCCCGGCCCGCTAG
- a CDS encoding TetR/AcrR family transcriptional regulator → MENEAGAAPDYDRTLMLLWRRTLGEPQGSRGPRQRLSVDEVVRAGIAVADADGLETFSMRKVAERLGLGVMSIYTYVPGREELIGLMVDEVQGERELPELTGPLRERLARVARELWDEFHRHPWLLQVTHHRPFIGPNGADRYEWQLRAIEGIGFGDIEMDQIITLVSGFAASAARASIEARRAQEISGITDLQWWEINAPILDRIMEPGRYVISDRVGTAAGQAYNAVSDPDLAFRFGLDRILDGIDLLAAVRSSGETD, encoded by the coding sequence ATGGAAAACGAAGCCGGGGCGGCGCCCGACTACGACCGGACGCTCATGCTGCTGTGGCGACGTACGCTCGGCGAGCCGCAGGGATCCCGCGGCCCCCGGCAGCGGCTGAGCGTCGACGAGGTGGTGCGGGCCGGGATCGCGGTCGCCGACGCCGACGGGCTGGAGACCTTCTCCATGCGCAAGGTCGCCGAACGGCTCGGCCTCGGGGTGATGTCGATCTACACGTACGTGCCCGGCCGGGAGGAGCTGATCGGGCTGATGGTCGACGAGGTCCAGGGCGAACGTGAACTTCCGGAACTCACCGGTCCGCTCCGTGAACGGCTCGCCCGCGTCGCCCGCGAACTGTGGGACGAGTTCCACCGCCACCCCTGGCTGCTCCAGGTGACCCACCACCGGCCGTTCATCGGCCCGAACGGCGCCGACCGCTACGAGTGGCAACTGCGGGCGATCGAGGGGATCGGCTTCGGCGACATCGAGATGGACCAGATCATCACGCTGGTCAGCGGGTTCGCCGCCAGCGCCGCCCGGGCCTCGATCGAAGCCCGCCGGGCCCAGGAGATCTCGGGGATCACCGACCTGCAGTGGTGGGAGATCAACGCCCCCATCCTCGACCGGATCATGGAGCCGGGCCGGTACGTGATCTCCGACCGGGTCGGTACGGCTGCCGGGCAGGCGTACAACGCGGTCAGCGATCCGGATCTGGCCTTCCGGTTCGGCCTCGACCGCATCCTCGACGGGATCGACCTGCTTGCCGCCGTCCGGTCGTCCGGCGAAACCGACTGA
- a CDS encoding ADP-ribosylation/crystallin J1 produces MTETMTLWRPTGPQELDLVRDSGWTAWPPRLPDQPIFYPVLNEQYAVMIARDWNVPASGAGFVTRFEVDAAFAARYPVQQVGGRDILELWVPAEELDEFNRHIVGPIEVVHEFR; encoded by the coding sequence ATGACCGAGACGATGACGTTGTGGCGGCCGACGGGCCCGCAGGAACTCGACCTCGTACGCGACTCGGGCTGGACGGCGTGGCCACCGCGCCTGCCGGACCAGCCGATCTTCTACCCGGTCCTCAACGAGCAGTACGCCGTCATGATCGCCCGGGACTGGAACGTGCCCGCCTCCGGCGCCGGCTTCGTCACCCGGTTCGAGGTCGACGCGGCGTTTGCCGCCCGCTACCCGGTCCAGCAGGTCGGCGGCCGCGACATCCTCGAACTCTGGGTGCCGGCCGAGGAACTGGACGAGTTCAACCGGCACATCGTCGGACCGATCGAGGTCGTGCACGAGTTCCGGTGA
- a CDS encoding ABC transporter permease: protein MNTLRSGWIITQRDLLHWVRQPWTPIFSLLFSVALLLMFGLLFGGAIDIPGGGYVDFLLPGMLALTMMFGLEATTSAMANDAKKGITDRFRSMPIGSASVALGRVGADMASSAVELAVLIGGGLLIGWRITSDFGSAALAVLLLLALRFALLWVGVYLGLAFRGDSTTMAVQTLIWPVGFLSTVFVSAETMPGWLAAVTVWNPVSATATAVRELFGNPTGATSGILADHAVALAVGWPVLITAVFLPLSAYAYRRLRS, encoded by the coding sequence ATGAACACCCTGCGATCCGGATGGATCATCACCCAGCGGGATCTCCTGCACTGGGTCAGGCAGCCGTGGACCCCGATCTTCAGCCTGCTGTTCTCGGTCGCGCTGCTGCTGATGTTCGGGCTGCTGTTCGGCGGCGCGATCGACATACCCGGCGGCGGCTACGTCGACTTCCTGCTGCCCGGCATGCTGGCCCTGACGATGATGTTCGGCCTGGAGGCGACGACGTCGGCGATGGCGAACGACGCGAAGAAGGGGATCACCGACCGGTTCCGTTCCATGCCGATCGGCAGCGCCTCGGTCGCGCTCGGCCGGGTCGGGGCCGACATGGCCAGCTCGGCCGTCGAACTCGCCGTCCTGATCGGTGGCGGCCTGCTCATCGGCTGGCGGATCACCAGTGACTTCGGCTCCGCGGCACTGGCCGTACTGCTGCTCCTGGCCCTGCGGTTCGCGCTGCTGTGGGTCGGCGTCTACCTCGGTCTCGCCTTCAGGGGCGACAGCACGACGATGGCGGTGCAGACCCTCATCTGGCCGGTCGGGTTCCTGTCGACGGTGTTCGTCTCCGCCGAGACGATGCCGGGCTGGCTCGCCGCGGTCACCGTGTGGAATCCGGTCTCGGCGACGGCGACCGCCGTACGGGAACTCTTCGGCAACCCGACCGGCGCGACCAGCGGGATCCTCGCCGACCACGCCGTCGCGCTCGCCGTCGGCTGGCCCGTCCTGATCACGGCGGTGTTCCTGCCACTGTCGGCGTACGCCTACCGCAGACTGCGGTCGTAG
- a CDS encoding disulfide bond formation protein DsbA: protein MLVDFWFDPSCPYTWITSRWMVEVAAVRPVTVRWRIMSLSVLNEGRPDDPEGDPEGYLWGPVRVCAAVERRHGAAALDRFFTVYGVRVHERGEWADIGDVLADAGLPRDLASAAGSTEHDAAVRESHARGIDLVGRHVGTPIISADGPDGRRIAFFGPVISRIPRGERAGRLWDGTLLVAGEPSFHELKGRPAADPTYDH, encoded by the coding sequence ATGCTGGTCGACTTCTGGTTCGACCCGAGCTGCCCCTACACGTGGATCACCTCCCGCTGGATGGTCGAGGTCGCGGCCGTGCGGCCGGTGACGGTCCGCTGGCGGATCATGAGCCTGTCCGTGCTCAACGAGGGGCGGCCCGACGATCCCGAAGGTGACCCGGAGGGCTACCTGTGGGGCCCGGTCCGGGTCTGCGCGGCGGTGGAACGGCGACACGGTGCTGCGGCCCTGGACCGCTTCTTCACCGTGTACGGCGTGCGGGTCCACGAGCGTGGCGAGTGGGCCGACATCGGGGACGTGCTCGCCGACGCCGGTCTGCCCCGGGACCTGGCCTCCGCCGCCGGCTCCACGGAGCACGACGCCGCGGTGCGGGAGTCCCACGCACGGGGCATCGACCTGGTGGGGCGGCACGTCGGCACCCCGATCATCAGCGCGGACGGCCCGGACGGTCGGCGGATCGCGTTCTTCGGGCCGGTGATCTCCCGCATTCCGCGCGGGGAGCGGGCCGGCCGGCTCTGGGACGGCACCCTGCTGGTGGCGGGGGAGCCGTCGTTCCACGAGTTGAAGGGGCGCCCGGCCGCCGATCCCACGTACGACCACTGA